The following coding sequences are from one Capsicum annuum cultivar UCD-10X-F1 chromosome 3, UCD10Xv1.1, whole genome shotgun sequence window:
- the LOC107863061 gene encoding putative late blight resistance protein homolog R1B-8 isoform X1: MDRIFKKLKGRRYLVVMDDIWSNDVWDLMSRTFPDDDNGSRIVLTSRLRGVAMHADPDSPPHEVSLLNADDSWKLLSEKVFGAQQVCPDELEDIGKQVAQRCQGLPLALLVVAGHLFKIGRTLESWKDVAKSVSKVVVNESDSCLGVLAMSYNYLPNHLKPCFLYMGVFPEDSDVNIESLINLWVSEGFLWEELVGRDCLEDLVSRNLIMVRNRRFNGEWKTCGVHDLVRDLILREAEKEKFLQVTKDPSAKMIHVRRYSFHSSIYQDDCLESSSSDHLTRTLHFFCSLGSEQVPLMACFKLLRVLAVVQYGFEEFPLVITKLLHLRYLQLGYCDDPHCSLSELYNLQIFIVRSLGHNPPTIHKTIWRMKHLRHLQVSHSIFLPKIPSKLQNLEGLSCLSMSSCTFELFSAIPNLKTLTLHGRQKDCQGEKMSEHLNNLSCLKRLEQLKITFTCSQSHASIICQHL, from the coding sequence ATGGATAGGATATTCAAAAAGTTAAAGGGTCGAAGGTATCTTGTTGTCATGGACGATATTTGGAGTAATGACGTCTGGGATCTTATGTCAAGAACTTTTCCAGACGATGATAATGGTAGTCGAATTGTTTTGACAAGTAGGCTCAGAGGTGTGGCGATGCATGCTGACCCTGATAGCCCGCCTCATGAGGTAAGCCTCTTGAATGCAGATGACAGTTGGAAGTTACTTAGTGAAAAGGTGTTTGGGGCACAACAAGTTTGTCCTGATGAATTAGAGGATATAGGGAAGCAAGTAGCACAGAGATGCCAAGGACTACCATTAGCTCTTCTAGTTGTTGCGGGGCATCTTTTTAAAATTGGAAGGACACTAGAAAGTTGGAAAGATGTTGCCAAAAGTGTCAGTAAAGTTGTTGTTAATGAATCAGATAGTTGTCTAGGAGTGCTTGCTATGAGTTATAATTACTTACCTAATCATCTTAAACCATGTTTTCTCTACATGGGAGTCTTTCCAGAAGATAGTGATGTTAACATAGAGAGTTTGATCAACTTATGGGTTTCTGAGGGTTTCCTATGGGAAGAATTAGTGGGAAGAGATTGTTTGGAGGATCTTGTTAGCAGGAATCTGATAATGGTTAGAAACCGGAGATTTAATGGCGAGTGGAAAACGTGTGGTGTCCATGATCTTGTTCGCGACTTAATATTAAGAGAAGCTGAGAAAGAGAAGTTCTTGCAGGTTACTAAAGATCCTTCAGCAAAGATGATTCATGTTCGTCGCTACAGCTTCCATTCAAGCATTTATCAGGATGATTGCTTGGAGTCTTCATCAAGTGATCATCTCACTCGCACTTTGCACTTCTTCTGTTCATTAGGTTCTGAACAAGTCCCTCTTATGGCGTGCTTCAAATTGCTAAGAGTGTTAGCAGTCGTTCAATATGGTTTTGAAGAGTTCCCACTGGTGATAACAAAATTATTACATCTGAGGTACCTTCAATTAGGCTATTGTGATGATCCTCACTGTTCTTTGTCAGAGCTTTATAATCTGCAGATCTTCATTGTTCGAAGCCTAGGTCATAATCCTCCAACTATACATAAGACTATTTGGCGAATGAAACATTTAAGGCATCTTCAGGTGAGTCATTCAATTTTTCTCCCCAAAATTCCATCAAAGCTGCAGAATTTGGAGGGACTTTCCTGTCTAAGCATGTCTAGCTGTACTTTTGAGTTGTTTTCTGCTATTCCAAATCTTAAGACGCTTACACTTCATGGACGTCAGAAGGATTGCCAAGGTGAGAAGATGTCTGAGCACCTAAATAACCTTTCCTGTTTAAAAAGACTCGAACAACTGAAGATAACCTTTACTTGTTCCCAATCCCATGCAAGTATAATTTGCCAGCATCTCTGA
- the LOC107863061 gene encoding putative late blight resistance protein homolog R1B-8 isoform X2 produces MDRIFKKLKGRRYLVVMDDIWSNDVWDLMSRTFPDDDNGSRIVLTSRLRGVAMHADPDSPPHEVSLLNADDSWKLLSEKVFGAQQVCPDELEDIGKQVAQRCQGLPLALLVVAGHLFKIGRTLESWKDVAKSVSKVVVNESDSCLGVLAMSYNYLPNHLKPCFLYMGVFPEDSDVNIESLINLWVSEGFLWEELVGRDCLEDLVSRNLIMVRNRRFNGEWKTCGVHDLVRDLILREAEKEKFLQVTKDPSAKMIHVRRYSFHSSIYQDDCLESSSSDHLTRTLHFFCSLGSEQVPLMACFKLLRVLAVVQYGFEEFPLVITKLLHLRYLQLGYCDDPHCSLSELYNLQIFIVRSLGHNPPTIHKTIWRMKHLRHLQVSHSIFLPKIPSKLQNLEGLSCLSMSSCTFELFSAIPNLKTLTLHGRQKDCQV; encoded by the exons ATGGATAGGATATTCAAAAAGTTAAAGGGTCGAAGGTATCTTGTTGTCATGGACGATATTTGGAGTAATGACGTCTGGGATCTTATGTCAAGAACTTTTCCAGACGATGATAATGGTAGTCGAATTGTTTTGACAAGTAGGCTCAGAGGTGTGGCGATGCATGCTGACCCTGATAGCCCGCCTCATGAGGTAAGCCTCTTGAATGCAGATGACAGTTGGAAGTTACTTAGTGAAAAGGTGTTTGGGGCACAACAAGTTTGTCCTGATGAATTAGAGGATATAGGGAAGCAAGTAGCACAGAGATGCCAAGGACTACCATTAGCTCTTCTAGTTGTTGCGGGGCATCTTTTTAAAATTGGAAGGACACTAGAAAGTTGGAAAGATGTTGCCAAAAGTGTCAGTAAAGTTGTTGTTAATGAATCAGATAGTTGTCTAGGAGTGCTTGCTATGAGTTATAATTACTTACCTAATCATCTTAAACCATGTTTTCTCTACATGGGAGTCTTTCCAGAAGATAGTGATGTTAACATAGAGAGTTTGATCAACTTATGGGTTTCTGAGGGTTTCCTATGGGAAGAATTAGTGGGAAGAGATTGTTTGGAGGATCTTGTTAGCAGGAATCTGATAATGGTTAGAAACCGGAGATTTAATGGCGAGTGGAAAACGTGTGGTGTCCATGATCTTGTTCGCGACTTAATATTAAGAGAAGCTGAGAAAGAGAAGTTCTTGCAGGTTACTAAAGATCCTTCAGCAAAGATGATTCATGTTCGTCGCTACAGCTTCCATTCAAGCATTTATCAGGATGATTGCTTGGAGTCTTCATCAAGTGATCATCTCACTCGCACTTTGCACTTCTTCTGTTCATTAGGTTCTGAACAAGTCCCTCTTATGGCGTGCTTCAAATTGCTAAGAGTGTTAGCAGTCGTTCAATATGGTTTTGAAGAGTTCCCACTGGTGATAACAAAATTATTACATCTGAGGTACCTTCAATTAGGCTATTGTGATGATCCTCACTGTTCTTTGTCAGAGCTTTATAATCTGCAGATCTTCATTGTTCGAAGCCTAGGTCATAATCCTCCAACTATACATAAGACTATTTGGCGAATGAAACATTTAAGGCATCTTCAGGTGAGTCATTCAATTTTTCTCCCCAAAATTCCATCAAAGCTGCAGAATTTGGAGGGACTTTCCTGTCTAAGCATGTCTAGCTGTACTTTTGAGTTGTTTTCTGCTATTCCAAATCTTAAGACGCTTACACTTCATGGACGTCAGAAGGATTGCCAAG TATAA